The following is a genomic window from Mauremys mutica isolate MM-2020 ecotype Southern chromosome 4, ASM2049712v1, whole genome shotgun sequence.
agtatcATAGGTAAACACAAGGTGGaaaagattgtttagcataaatagttaacatgtattctaagggaccattcaaggtagagtggtctctctccaacagaagttggtccaatcaaaaatattacctcacccaccttgtctctctaatatcctggaaccaacatggctacagctcCACTGCATCTAACTAGTTGTAGGCATATATGAAGAgtgtcaagaaaaaaaatcaaatgaggcATTTACAAATTGATCTGGCATTTTGCCTATTGAGATTTTAATTGAAGCataatgaccatactgggtccaACAAATGGTCCATctgtcccagtatcctgtctctgacagtggccagtgccaaatactttggaaggaatgaacagaacagggaaatttagATTGATCCATACACTGtcatccagccccagcctctgaCAGCTGGAGGCTTAGCGTCatgtggttgcatccctgaccatcttgctaatagccgttgatggacctgtcctccacaaacttatttaattctttcttgaacccagttatactcttggcctttcTAAAATTAcatggcaacaagttccagaGATTGACTGTGCACTCCGCGaataagtacttccttttgtttgttttaaccctgctgtctatttcattgggtgaccccttgtGTCATATAAAtgggtaataacacttccctattcactttctcatACTATTCATGATTGtctagacctctgtcatatccctccTTTTTCATCtcttctaagatgaacagtcccaatctttgtaatctattattttctttgtaatctctcctcagatggaaggtgtgAGCAGCATGAATCGAATATGCTTTCCCTTTCCGGATTCACTGTCCTTTGTCTTTTTTCTATAATAAATCATGAGTATCTATTCCTGAGCTGGATTTGTGGTCTGTTTCCTCTCTTCCCATTATGTTTTGTACTCTAACTCCTGCCCTAGAAAAGCTTTACACTTTCCCTACTTTCCTCACAAATCTCCTCTTCTCTTCAGGCCAGAATAGATGATaaaatgctcccttctggccttaagctctgTCCATCAGTCCCTCCAGCCCACCTCATGCCTATCTATGCACCGTAGGGCTTAGAAGTTAATTGGAGATCTAATAGCCTGAAGATTAAATCTACTAGCCAGAGATTGATACAAAGGCCAGGTCTGCAGTACAGACTTTTGCACCTCTACTTTACGCCTTCCGGCCACAGTGATGAAGGGCCATCTGCTACCCAATCTATCCCTCAAGATTTCTGGTTGCTACAAAGTATCTGCACTACTCTGCTCCTCCTCTGTTTGTGGGTATCGTCAATGAGTAGCTCCAGGGCAAAGATTTGCCATCCCTCAATTTGCCCAAGTAGCAGACTGAAACTGGTTTAATTCAAATAGGAACAGTAAAAACTGACAAGATGTGTCAGTTTTCACCCTGCTGCCGTTTGGGAAAGTTCTGAGCAGCAGTAGACAATGGAATGGTTTGTCTTTAGAGTCACTAAAACAGCATCTGTTTAGTCagttcacattttgaaggttGTCTTCACAAATTTAATACTACTTAAAATGAGAGTTTAGATTCTGCAGAAActgagggcagttgcctggggcagCTTCCAACTTGCCATAAGCACATGCAATTTTTAAGCTCTGGTTATATGGTCCCGTTACAGGATAGAGAGGTCCCATCTACCATGTTATGACTGGCTCCCTGGTGTGCTGGAACTGTAATGTAGACAGAGGCCCTACTAAAACTGTCTCTTCACCCATGAGAGAACCACCTTAGTCCGCTCTGGCAACAGATGGATATCTGTTCGGCTCTGAATCCTAAAAACAAAGCCATGGTTGGGGAAACGCTGACATCTAGTAGAGTAGAACTGCTGTGTGCACTGAACCTAGACAAATAGGCAGGAATTAGCTTCCTTACAAGCTCCTGCCTGAAACACTTTGAGAATTGCTTTCaactaacttgatttttatttttatttttttccagtaaaaTGTCTGGAGCTGATGACTTTTCGGTAAGTaatcattttttttccccttaaaaatcGCTTGGCCAAGCAACTTCATTCTGAATTCCAGACaattatttaagaaaaaatagGGAGGTGATTCTTCTGGTGCTGCAGTTGTGGTATTGGCTCTGGAATGAGTAGAGCAATCCAGAGGGCTAAATGTACTAAACTGTCAGATGGTCTCCTTGAGACTTTCAGGTCTGAGATTAGTATTGAAATGTAATTCCAACATGCTGCCTTCAAAGTAGTTATGTAGAAGATGCTTAAAGACCCTTCCCTCTGGATTTGCACTGAAAAGTTTTCTTATTGTCACATATGGTAGCTCTCCTTTTGTCTTCTGACGTGCTATAGCTATAAAACCGAATACCTCTTAACTTCTATTCTAAAGTGAAGCTATTCTGAAGAGAGAAGCTATATGAAATTAAGCACAACCATGCAGGAGCTAATATAGCTTTACTAACGATGATGTACATAATTTGTAAATGTAATGGATTGCCGTGCACAGTTAGTGATTACAATAGTAGGCAGTTTGCAGTCTCACTGGCGCTCTATTTTCTAGTTGGCAGATGCTTTACCGGATCATTCCCCTGCTAAAACCTCCAAAGTGAGCAATACAAAATCTGGTCAACAAACTGGTCAGCCAGCGCAAGGCTGGCCAGCTTCCAATCCTTGGAACACCCCAAGTGCGCCACCTACGGGGCCATCTGGATTGCCACCAAGTACAACCGCCTCCAGTGTGCCATTTGGACCTCCCCCAACAGGAATGTATCCTTCAATGCCACCTGGACCGCCTGCTCCATTTCCTCCACCTCCTACTGGACCCTCTTGCCCTCCTCCTGGTGGTCCATATCCACCCCCATCTGTGCCAGGTCCTGTCCCACCAGGGCAATATCCTCCACCAAATATGCCCTTTCCAGAGCTTCCAAGACCATATGGTGGTCCAACAGAGCCAGCTGCACCTCCGGCTTCTGTTGGGCCATGGGGATCTATGCCTTCTGGAGCATGGGGAGCAACAATGGGAGGGCAATATCCTGCACCTAGTATGCCATATCCACCCCCTGGGCCATATGCCACTCCTACCCAGACACCCGGGGCTGCACCTACAGTACCGTGGGGTACTGTCCCACCTGGAACATGGGGACCTTCACCACCTGGTCCATTTCCTCCACCCACGGGATCATATCCAGCTCCAGGACTATATCCTACACCCCCTAATCCTTTTCAAGTGCCATCTGGTCCTGCTGGTACTCCATCAATGCCTGGTGGTCACCATGTGAGTATTTAAATTGTACTGTGTTGAACAATTCCAAAATTCATCACACACAAGTGCTGATGTTGGGCAGTGGAAAGACCACTTAATAAAATGGTATGGACTGTTAGAACTGTTATGTGTATTTTCCAGGCAACAGTTTAATGGGAAATTAGCAGCCTAGTGGAGTTAAAAAGTATGGGAATGCTCAGTTTAGGCAGTTAACTCAGATTTGAAATACTATTAAGCCTGAGAAGTATGACAGTAGTCTTTAGGGTTGTATTTTATTGGCCTGTCAAAAATACTTCCATTTTAGGCATTGCTTTGATTGCTTTTCTAAGCATGAACATGCAGCTAGAACCCCTTGCTTAAACGAGAGAATGGAAGGAATTATTTGTATAGAGACTAGAATCAAAGGTGATGTCCTCTCTAgcacttttgtgggtaaaacttATGTCAATCGggtgtgggggaaaaaacacccccctgactgacataagtttcactgacataagcactggtgtggacagtgctatgttggcaggagatgctctcccactgacacagctCATTGgcggtggtttaattatgctaaCTGGagagctctctagtgtagacatagccttagattgTAGAACTAccggtaaaaaaacaaaacaaaccaccatAGTAACAATTGACTTGTACACTTAAATTTGTCCTTGCCTTTCATTGAGACATTTGCTTAGTGCTGATTTGAGGATGTATTGTCTTGCTAAAGCCATAAATTGACcttgaatttcattttttaatttttacagccTTACCGTTGAATTCATGCTGGGCAACAAAGTACTGTAGCTTTCCACCTTCATCCACTATttacagagattttaaaaaattttgtTTCAGTAACTTTTGGAATTGTGAAGAGTACTCACCTCTTGTATGTACTTCTGAGGTATGAAGGAGCAATCTGCATAAATTTAACTTGCTCATATACTGGCATCTTTTTGGTTTATTAAAGTGAATTAGGATGAGCAGACAAAGTCAAGTCCGGTGGTTCTTACTCAAGGCAGAGCTTCCTTTGGGGGAAAAAGGGAATTGCCATGTGAGTAAGGATTACAGGATCAGGCCTACAGTCTTGCTGAAAAGTTAAAGCATTCACTGACATTTAATGTTTAAATTTTGATACCAGACTTGTGGGGGTCACTAAATGAATGGATAGTCATATTTTGTCTATTTTCAGGTTATTCCAGgatatcagtaaaaacaatgtattttgaGATTTCTTTGTGAAATCTCTTAATATTTTAAACATGCTACAGTAATTCAACATACTAAAGAGAAATGGAGCATGTGAATTTGAAGGTGTTCTCagcatttatataaatatacactCAAGCACAATTTCTCTCATTCTGGGACTACAGCGAAGCGGTCATAGGCCAAAGTACTTAGTCTAACTTGTAGGCACACCTGTTCACATTCGCAAACAGGCATTTATGTGCAAATCAAGTAGCTGGGTGTGCAGTTCAATTAATTTAAATTCACAAATGTGAGGTTTGTGCATGAAAATGAGGGCATAATTTTTGCCGGCCCAAAGTTAGTAGTGGTGACTGGAAGTTTGGCTTGTTCTCTACATGAAGATAAACTGATTCCCACTGGGAGATAATCCTGTCTCTTAACTTGGGTTCTGTCCATCTGAAACTTGGCTTTGCGGCCAAGCTGTGTAAACTCTGCAGAACTTTTATTCAGCATCCTTGGAAATTAAGCCTGAGTTTAAAGTAGTCCAGTTGGAAAAAGCTGCTTTTGGCCTTCCACATAGTCCTATCGCCTAGATAGATCCTTAGAATCCATCTCCCTTCTGCCATAGTTTGAAAATGAGCCAGTCTTATGTGAGAGCTCCATTGAACATAGTAATTGGGTAGTCCCTTTGTTCATAGCTAGATGTATGTTGTACCTCGCTGAATGACATGATCTGATTTGGTTTTAATTGAATGACTAGAATTCTGTGTAGCTGCCTTTCATCGGAAGGGTCACTGCTATCAGTTTCATTCTCCTGACTGAGAATCTTTATGGAATTATCATGCTAGTAGTTTTGCATTACCAAGACACATTCTTCTCTGAGACTTGggctttttttaattattatggtACTTTGATTACCTAGACTTTCTGTGACCCTGCAGAATTTATTTTATCCCAACCTGGGAAATCTTAATTTAGCCTCTGTTGGTGGAATTAAAAAACTGAATTAGTAATACTGATGGATTAGTAAATCATCCATCAGAGCTCATTAGGAAATCCCTTTTCATAGTGGAACTGTGAAATCAAAATAACTTTCTCTTCCCTCCCTTACTATGGACTTTTGCATGCACAGAGTAgtggacttttaaaaaataaactgactGGCCTGGTAGTGATGTTGGATACATAGCCATAGTCTCCATGGCAGTTGCAAGAACCCTGAAATAAATTTTACAGAATAGTGCAGTCTGTGAAGGAGCTGTGGCCACTCTAGCATATTGACATGAGGTCTAATAAATAGCCAAGGTAGGTGTGTTTTTGTACTAGGAAGACGATAGTGGAACTGAACACAACAAATTAAGATTTGTTGAACTGAACACAACAAATTAAGATTTGTCCCTAATATTCAACATAATTCATAGTATCTTTGAACACTGGAAATCAGAAccagaagaaatatttttaaataggatATTTCCTAAATTAAGTGTAGAATGCTATTCCCATAGAATGTAGACTTCAAAAATTCATTGTTGAATTGACTTAAATTTCTCCAAGACTGATACGACTTCTGCACGTGACTATAGCAAACATGCTTTGTTGCATCTGGTCAAGTGCATTTGACATGTGCGGCCTTAGTCTGTAAATTGATCTAGGAAAacataaattatttaaaagaattGATCCTATAGTCACAATGTGGGTTGAACGTGCACTGGTCTGGATCTGTTTGCAGGGGAAGGGGCCAGATGTAGAAAATGCAAAGTTAacatatcaaaatattttttaaatggggtTTTCCAAAAGTAAATAAATGTCTGGGTTCTTCCTGGAATAGGCAGGATTTATTACTGGAAAGGTTAGGCTAAAATTCAGATACATATGGGACACTCAATGTATATTCATATTTCTTGAAGTCAAGAAAACTGTTTCATATCCCCTTTGTTTTGTGAGCAAGGGTCCTTGCATAGCAGTGAAAGGGTTTATCTGTTAATGTATTGTGTAAAAACTCAAGTTGTCACTATATGCTGTGTAGTAACTTTATCACGTGTAATGTCAAGTGTGAGCAACTTCTGGCCTGAAGCTTTTGCAATGGAATTTGTACATTTCTATGCATCATTTAAGTTAAATTGCTGAGAAGTTTGTTTTGACTTGTGCTTTGAGATTGGCCTACTGCATTTGTTTACAATATGAAATATAAGCAATCACATCTTTAAAGTATAGACTATCACCTGCTGCTGTATTTTCTTTAGATGAGGCAAATATTGCTGTATGATAGTGAAAAGCTATAAATACAGGATTTGATATTTTTTGAAAATGCTGTCACTTTTGTATAAGATTAGACATTAAACGTATTTTCAAGACTGATGTTTTTCTGTCTTTCAATTCCTGTTTTTACCCACTTTTGTGACACTTCAAAGcacagttttcatattgattctGAATAGCAAAAACGGGACTTTTGTGAgtgaggaatttttaaaaagggctccagaggtgatcctggcaattacaggctggtaagcctgacttcagtactaggcgaactgtttgaaactatagtaaagaacaaaattgtcagagacagagatgaacataatttgttggggaagagtcaacatggtttttataaaggaaaatcaTTCCTCACtaatctgctagaattctttgaggggggtcaacaagcatgtgaacaaggaggatccagtggatatagtgtacttagatttttagAAAACCTtggacaagatccctcaccaaaggctcttaagcaaagtaagctgtcatgggataagagggaaggtcctctcatggggcaggtctacactacgggggaaaatcgatataagatacgcaacttcagctacgtgaataacgtagctgaagtcgaagtatcttatatcgaattacctaccgtcctcacggcgcgggatcgatgtccgcggctctccatgtcgactccgctaccaccgttcgggttggtggagttacggagtcgacaggagcgcgttcggggatcgatatatcgcgtctagatgagacgcgatatatcgatccccgagaaatcgattgctacctgctgatacggcgggtagtgaagacgtacccatggattggtaactggttaaagataggaaacaagggaTGGGAatcaatggtcagttttcagaatggagagaggtaaatagtgctgtcccccaagggtctgtactaggaccagtcctattcaatatattcataaatcatctggaaaaaggggtaaacaggtggcaaaatttgaagatggtacaaaactcctcaagatagttaagtcccgagcagactgtgaagagctacaaaaggatctctcacaactgggtgactgggcaacaaaatggcagattaaattcagtgttgataaatgcaaagtaatgcacattgaaaaacataatcccaaccatacatataaaatgatagggtctaaattagctgtcaccactcaaaaaaaagatcttggagtcattgtggagaattctctgaaaacatccactcaatgtacagcagcagtcaaaaaaaaaagtgaacagaatgttgggagccattaagaaagggatagataagacagaaaatattatattgcctctatctaaagccatgatatgcccacatcttgaatactgcagatgtggttgccacatctcaaaaaagatgtattggaattgggaaaaggtttggaaaagagcaacaaaaattattaggggtatgaaacagctgccatatgaggagagattaataagactgggacatttcagcttggaaaagagatgactaaggggatatgatagaggtctataaaatcatgactggtacgGAGAAAGTAAATacagaagtgttgtttactcataacacaagaattaatgggtcaccaaatgaaattaataggcagcaggtttaaaacaaacacaaggaagtatttcttcacacaacgcacagtcaacgtgtggaactctgttagaagatgttgtgaaggccaagactataacaagattcaaaaaagaactaggtaaattcatggaggatacatcaatggctattagccaggatgaacagggatggtgttcctagcctctgattgccagaagttgggaatgggtgataggggatggatcactcaatgattacctgttcactccctctggggcacctggcgttgaccactgttggaagacagaatactgggctacatggacctttggtctgacccagtatggcaattcttatatACAGCCAAAGTAAAAGTTGCagtagagaaagagagaaagtttAGGTAGGATAAATTATATCTTCCCTCCTAGCTTACAAGGTAGCAGAAGCAGTTAGGGGTGATAATTGTGTGTTCTATCCTTGAAACCATGTACACTTGCCTAATGCTGCTAGCACTGTAGTATCTAGAGCCAGCACACACTCTGACTGCACCTCTCCTTTCTGGTCTGAGTGAATCCCCTCAAGTGATAGGCCTCTTATCTTTTCCTGTCTTGGTAGGATTTTGCAATTTTTCCACTCTGACACTGGGACCTGGGTACTGACCTATGTATACCCACTGCTTATTGTCCTGCAGGAGCACCTCTGTTTCTTCCCTTTGGGAACCTATAACCAGTGATATTTACCAACTGCCGCCTTGAAGTATTTAGTCATTAGAAGAAGTAGATGAGAGGATATTAAAACAGCTTCTCGCTCACCACTAAGATGTTagctcccccaccttgtctctctaagctagcgtaaccagacagcaaatatgaaaaattgggacggggtggggggtaataggcgtctataaaagacaaagccccaaatattgggactgtccctataaaatcgggacatctggtcaacctacTCTAAGTCTCTTTCATGTCTAATTTGATGCTTCACTACATGCAAGTTAGAAAGGCTTTCCTCTTAATTTACGGGTACAGAATAGAACCAACTTCTATTCTTCTAGCAAGACCAGATcctcctgtgtgtgtgtccccaagGGACTCTGGTTCTTTTTGACCAACACCA
Proteins encoded in this region:
- the MAPK1IP1L gene encoding MAPK-interacting and spindle-stabilizing protein-like, with amino-acid sequence MSGADDFSLADALPDHSPAKTSKVSNTKSGQQTGQPAQGWPASNPWNTPSAPPTGPSGLPPSTTASSVPFGPPPTGMYPSMPPGPPAPFPPPPTGPSCPPPGGPYPPPSVPGPVPPGQYPPPNMPFPELPRPYGGPTEPAAPPASVGPWGSMPSGAWGATMGGQYPAPSMPYPPPGPYATPTQTPGAAPTVPWGTVPPGTWGPSPPGPFPPPTGSYPAPGLYPTPPNPFQVPSGPAGTPSMPGGHHPYR